GCTCAGTGTAGCGTGCGGCACAAGTTTTAAACGCTCCTTGTTTATTAATTTACCGGTTACGCGACAAACCCCGTAGGTTTTGTTTTCAATACGCACCAACGCGTTTTTAAGGTCACGGATAAACTTTTCTTGTCGAATGGCAAGTTGCGAATTTGCTTCTTTGCTCATTACCTCACTGCCTTCGTCAAAGGCTTTAAAGGTAGGCGAAGTATCGTCTGTACCGTTGTTACTGTCGTTTTTATATGAACTTTGGATTAACTCTAATTGTTCTGTTGCCTTTTTTATTTTATCGTTTAAAAGTACTCTAAATTCTTCCAGCTCGGCATCTGAATATCTGGTCTTTTCTGTTTCTGTCATGATTCGTGTTTTTTAATGCTTATTTGCGTTTCAATATCGTCAAATGCAATTTCGGTTCCTTGTTCAATTTTTGGTTGAAATTGCAAAACCTCAGTTAATGTTTCTTCTTGTATATATTTTAGGTTTTGGTTTACCGCCACCTGTAATTCTTCGTTATTTTCAAGTGTTACCTCAATACGGTTTGTTACTTCAAAACCGCTGTCTTTTCGCAGGTTTTGTATTCTGTTTACAAGTTCGCGGGCAATCCCTTCATTTTTTAATTCTGGCGTTATAGTTACATCTAGTGCAACGGTAACTCCATTGGCATTTGCAACCAACCAGCCCTCAATATCCTGCGAACTAATTATTACATCTTCGAGTGCCAATTTAGTACTTTTTTCATTAATAAAAACTGATATTTCACCGTCTTTCTCTAAAATAGCAATTTGTTGCTGATCAAAAGCCGAAATTGCTGCTGCCACGGCTTTCATCTCTTTTCCAAATCGTGGGCCGAGGGCTTTAAAATCTGGTTTTATCTGCTTTACCAGCATTCCGGAACCTTCGTCTATCAGTTCTATTTCTTTTACATTTACTTCACTTTTTATTAAATCTGAAACCGCTAATATTTCCTCCTTTTCGGTATCTTCCAAAACGGGAATCATTATTTTTTGAAGCGGTTGACGCACTTTTATTTTTTCTTTCTGTCGTAACGAAAGCACCAACGACGATATGGTTTGTGCTTTCTGCATTTTATGCTCCAATTTTTTGTCAATAAATGCGGCATTTACTTTTGGGAAATCGGTTAAATGTACCGACTTCACGCCTTCTTTTGATGTTCCGCCCGTTAAATCTTTATAAAGTCTATCCATAAAGAACGGTGCTACCGGAGCACCTAATTTAGCTACGGTTTCCAAACACGTATATAACGTTTGGTAAGCCGAAATTTTATCTTCATTATTGGTACTTTTCCAGTATCTCCTTCTGCTTAAGCGCACGAACCAATTACTTAAATTTTCCTGTACAAATTCTGAAATAGCACGCGAAGCTTTGGTAGGCTCATAATCTGCGTAATATTCGTCTACTTTTTGGATAAGGGAGTGTAATTCTGAAAGTATCCAACGGTCAATTTCCGGTCGCTTTGCCAGCGGAAGATCGGGTTCAATATAGTTAAAATTATCGAGATTGGCATATAAACTAAAAAAACTATAAGTATTGTATAGCGTTCCGAAAAACTTATTCCGAACTTCTGAAATTCCGTCTTGATCAAATTTTAAATTATCCCAAGGATTGGCGTTACTAATCATATACCAGCGTGTAGCATCTGGGCCAAAAACATCTAAAGTTTCAAATGGATCTACAGCGTTGCCCAGGCGTTTACTCATCTTCTGACCGTTTTTGTCTAAAACAAGTCCGTTTGATACAACATTTTTATAAGCTACGTCGTCAAAAATCATGGTTGCAATGGCGTGCAGGGTATAGAACCAACCGCGTGTTTGGTCTACTCCTTCTGCAATAAAATCGGCCTTTCTCCAAGTATTTTCAACTTTCTCTTTGTTTTCGAACGGATAATGCCATTGTGCGTACGGCATACTGCCACTATCGAACCACACGTCTATTAAATCGGCTTCGCGCTTCATTGGTTTTCCAGATGGCGAAACTAAGGTTATTCCATCTACGATATTTTTGTGAAGATCTACCTCTTTATAGTTTTCGTCTGATAAATCGCCCGCTTTAAAGCCTTCAAAAATATCCTTCTCCATCAATCCAGCTTTAACAGCTTTATTCATTTCAATTTTCAATTCTTCTACCGAACCGATAATGATTTCTTCCTTTCCGTCCTCGGTTCTCCAAATTGGCAATGGAATTCCCCAATATCGCGAACGTGAAAGATTCCAGTCGTTGGCATTTGCAAGCCAGTTGCCGAAACGGCCTTCGCCAGTTGCTTTTGGTTTCCAGTTTATTTCCTTGTTTAATTCGAACATTCTATCGCGAAATTCGGTAACCTTTATAAACCAGGAATCTAATGGATAATATAGAATTGGTTTATCGGTACGCCAGCAATTTGGATAGCTGTGAAGATATTTTTCAACTTTAAAAGCTTTGTTTTCAGTCTTCAATTTAATGGCTAGCTCAACATCTACAGATTTTTCGGGTATTTCGGAATCGTCGTAGTATTCGTTTTTTACGTACTTTCCGGCGAGCTCCTTCATTTCGGGACGGAACTTTCCTTGTAAATCTACAAGTGGCACTAAGTTACCGTTTTCGTCTTTAACGAGCATTGGCGGCACTTCGGGCGT
This region of Aequorivita marisscotiae genomic DNA includes:
- a CDS encoding TraR/DksA family transcriptional regulator; the protein is MTETEKTRYSDAELEEFRVLLNDKIKKATEQLELIQSSYKNDSNNGTDDTSPTFKAFDEGSEVMSKEANSQLAIRQEKFIRDLKNALVRIENKTYGVCRVTGKLINKERLKLVPHATLSIEAKNLQK
- the ileS gene encoding isoleucine--tRNA ligase; the protein is MSTKFKEYKGLNLPKLAEEILDFWKEEHIFEKSISIREEAEPFVFFEGPPSANGLPGIHHVMARAIKDIFCRYKTQKGFKVDRKAGWDTHGLPIELGVEKELGITKEDIGKKISVEEYNAACKKAVMRYTDVWNNLTERAGYWVDMEDPYVTYQPKYMETVWWLLKEIYNKNLIYKGYTIQPYSPKAGTGLSSHELNQPGTYQDITDTTVVAQFKAITNTLPDFLAEESNNIWFLAWTTTPWTLPSNTALTVGAKIDYVLVKTFNQYTFQPIHVVLAKNLVASQFANKFEEKPNEESLEAFKQGDKMIPYFIAKEFKGTDLLGIRYEQLLDYAKPHNNPENAFRIIAGDFVTTEDGTGIVHTAPTFGADDAKVAKEATPEVPPMLVKDENGNLVPLVDLQGKFRPEMKELAGKYVKNEYYDDSEIPEKSVDVELAIKLKTENKAFKVEKYLHSYPNCWRTDKPILYYPLDSWFIKVTEFRDRMFELNKEINWKPKATGEGRFGNWLANANDWNLSRSRYWGIPLPIWRTEDGKEEIIIGSVEELKIEMNKAVKAGLMEKDIFEGFKAGDLSDENYKEVDLHKNIVDGITLVSPSGKPMKREADLIDVWFDSGSMPYAQWHYPFENKEKVENTWRKADFIAEGVDQTRGWFYTLHAIATMIFDDVAYKNVVSNGLVLDKNGQKMSKRLGNAVDPFETLDVFGPDATRWYMISNANPWDNLKFDQDGISEVRNKFFGTLYNTYSFFSLYANLDNFNYIEPDLPLAKRPEIDRWILSELHSLIQKVDEYYADYEPTKASRAISEFVQENLSNWFVRLSRRRYWKSTNNEDKISAYQTLYTCLETVAKLGAPVAPFFMDRLYKDLTGGTSKEGVKSVHLTDFPKVNAAFIDKKLEHKMQKAQTISSLVLSLRQKEKIKVRQPLQKIMIPVLEDTEKEEILAVSDLIKSEVNVKEIELIDEGSGMLVKQIKPDFKALGPRFGKEMKAVAAAISAFDQQQIAILEKDGEISVFINEKSTKLALEDVIISSQDIEGWLVANANGVTVALDVTITPELKNEGIARELVNRIQNLRKDSGFEVTNRIEVTLENNEELQVAVNQNLKYIQEETLTEVLQFQPKIEQGTEIAFDDIETQISIKKHES